From Streptomyces asiaticus, one genomic window encodes:
- a CDS encoding 3-oxoacyl-ACP synthase III family protein yields MTGQPVRTSGGRPIGILGTGSYLPAETVSNELVAERAGVTPDWISAKTGIHRRRYAADHEATSDLAVAAARAALADAGIGADQLGWIVVATSTPDQPQPATACLVQHRIGATGAAAFDLNAVCSGFVFALVTAAGLLSAGSGARYALVIGADVYSRIIDRTDRRTAVLFGDGAGAVVLGPVRPGYGLSGSLLTSDGALHDLIEVTAGGSRAPASEKTLADGGHFFRMRGRAVSEYVLAELPRAIRRLLAAHRTDPASVDHFIPHQANGVLLANALPELGLPRARTHLTVAEHGNTSAASIPLALDDARRQGVFGDGELLLLAGFGGGMSLGAALLTWQDGHRGP; encoded by the coding sequence ATGACCGGGCAGCCGGTCCGGACCTCCGGCGGGCGGCCCATCGGGATCCTCGGCACCGGCTCGTATCTGCCCGCCGAGACCGTGTCCAACGAGCTGGTGGCCGAGCGCGCGGGGGTGACCCCGGACTGGATCTCGGCGAAGACCGGGATCCACCGCCGCCGTTACGCCGCCGACCACGAGGCCACCTCCGATCTGGCCGTGGCGGCCGCCCGCGCCGCCCTCGCGGACGCCGGGATCGGGGCCGATCAGCTCGGCTGGATCGTGGTGGCCACCTCGACTCCCGATCAACCCCAGCCCGCCACCGCCTGTCTGGTGCAGCACCGGATCGGCGCGACCGGCGCCGCCGCCTTCGACCTCAACGCGGTGTGCAGCGGCTTTGTCTTCGCCCTGGTGACGGCGGCGGGGCTGCTGTCCGCCGGGTCCGGCGCCCGGTACGCCCTGGTGATCGGCGCCGACGTCTACTCCCGCATCATCGACCGCACCGATCGGCGGACCGCCGTGCTCTTCGGCGACGGGGCCGGGGCGGTGGTGCTCGGACCCGTGCGTCCCGGCTACGGCCTCAGTGGATCGCTGCTCACCAGCGACGGCGCGCTCCATGACCTGATCGAGGTGACGGCGGGCGGCAGCCGCGCCCCGGCGTCGGAGAAGACCCTCGCCGACGGGGGCCACTTCTTCCGGATGCGGGGCCGCGCGGTCAGCGAATACGTCCTGGCCGAGCTGCCGCGCGCGATCAGGCGCCTGTTGGCCGCGCACCGCACGGACCCCGCGAGCGTGGACCACTTCATCCCCCATCAGGCCAATGGTGTGCTGCTGGCCAATGCGCTTCCGGAGCTCGGACTGCCGCGGGCGCGCACTCATCTGACGGTGGCCGAGCACGGCAACACCAGCGCCGCCTCCATCCCGCTGGCGCTCGACGACGCCCGGCGGCAGGGCGTGTTCGGCGACGGGGAGTTGCTGCTGCTGGCCGGATTCGGCGGCGGGATGTCGCTCGGCGCCGCGCTGCTCACATGGCAGGACGGCCACCGCGGTCCATGA
- a CDS encoding lipase maturation factor family protein, with translation MEWFTSSDYWLSRLVFQRGLAAIYLIAFLVAARQGRALLGERGLTPVPRFLDRVPFRRSPSLFQLHYSDRFFACCAWLGAALSAALLAGAADRAPLAVAMVAWLVLWLLYLSIVNVGQVWYGFGWESLLLESGFLAVFLGNEHTAPPVLILWLTRWLLFRVEFGAGLIKIRGDRCWRDLTCLYYHHETQPMPGPLSWYFHHLPKPLHRVEVAANHVAQLIVPVLLFTPQPVASVAAGIVVVTQLWLVASGNFAWLNWLTILLALPAVDGRRAAEVLGLPGPPHLAAPPVWYEAVVLAATALVLVLSYWPARNLLSGRQLMNFSFNPVHLVNTYGAFGSVNRSRQEVVIQGTDEAVLTPDTVWQDYEFRGKPGDVRRLPRQYAPYHLRLDWMMWFAGLSPGYAGSWFTPLIGKLLVNDRATVKLLRTNPFPGVPPTHLRARLYLYRFTTRAERRATGAWWHRTLLSEFLPPVRLEDHGSSRA, from the coding sequence ATGGAGTGGTTCACCTCATCCGACTACTGGCTGAGCCGGCTGGTCTTCCAACGGGGGCTGGCCGCCATCTATCTGATCGCCTTTCTGGTGGCGGCCCGGCAGGGCCGGGCGCTGCTCGGCGAGCGGGGGCTGACGCCGGTGCCGCGCTTCCTGGACCGGGTGCCGTTCCGCCGCTCGCCCAGCCTGTTCCAGCTGCACTACTCCGACCGGTTCTTCGCCTGCTGCGCCTGGCTGGGGGCCGCGCTGTCGGCCGCGCTGCTGGCGGGGGCGGCGGACCGGGCGCCGCTTGCGGTCGCGATGGTGGCGTGGCTGGTGCTGTGGCTGCTGTATCTGTCGATCGTCAACGTGGGGCAGGTGTGGTACGGCTTCGGCTGGGAGTCCCTGCTGCTGGAGTCCGGGTTCCTCGCCGTGTTCCTGGGCAATGAGCACACCGCGCCGCCCGTGCTCATCCTGTGGCTGACGCGCTGGCTGCTGTTCCGGGTGGAGTTCGGCGCCGGGCTGATCAAGATCCGTGGGGACCGCTGCTGGCGGGACCTGACCTGTCTGTACTACCACCATGAGACCCAGCCGATGCCGGGGCCGCTGAGCTGGTACTTCCACCATCTGCCGAAGCCGCTGCACCGGGTGGAGGTGGCGGCCAACCATGTGGCGCAGCTGATCGTGCCCGTGCTGCTGTTCACGCCGCAGCCGGTCGCGAGCGTGGCCGCGGGCATCGTCGTGGTCACCCAGCTGTGGCTGGTGGCCTCGGGGAACTTCGCCTGGCTCAACTGGCTGACCATCCTGCTGGCGCTCCCGGCGGTCGACGGGCGCCGGGCCGCCGAGGTGCTGGGGCTGCCGGGGCCGCCGCACCTCGCCGCTCCCCCGGTCTGGTACGAGGCGGTGGTGCTGGCCGCCACCGCCCTGGTGCTGGTGCTCAGCTACTGGCCGGCCCGCAATCTGCTGTCGGGCCGTCAGCTGATGAACTTCTCGTTCAATCCGGTGCACCTGGTCAACACCTACGGGGCGTTCGGCAGCGTCAACCGCAGCCGGCAGGAGGTGGTGATCCAGGGCACCGACGAGGCGGTCCTCACCCCGGACACGGTCTGGCAGGACTATGAGTTCCGGGGCAAGCCGGGCGATGTGCGCCGGTTGCCGCGCCAGTACGCCCCGTACCATCTGCGGCTGGACTGGATGATGTGGTTCGCGGGGCTCTCACCGGGCTACGCCGGGTCCTGGTTCACGCCGCTGATCGGCAAGCTGCTGGTCAACGACCGGGCGACGGTGAAGCTGCTGCGGACCAATCCGTTCCCCGGAGTGCCGCCCACCCATCTGCGGGCGCGGCTGTATCTCTACCGCTTCACCACCCGGGCGGAGCGGCGGGCCACCGGGGCCTGGTGGCACCGCACCCTGCTGAGCGAGTTCCTGCCACCGGTCAGGCTGGAGGATCACGGCTCGTCGCGGGCGTGA
- a CDS encoding HAD-IC family P-type ATPase: protein MLPITALTGLVSAPSRGLNGLRLRFADITDVLRDTGDGRGGRRVWARAGRAHVEVRGLTGHGEGHERLVQELEDALRQVAGVNWAGVNAALGQVLVDFDEDRLGPDEVLKLVERVEEAHGTDGDAFPTSRPQPPFASAPATLAATALAADCLGLMTATIRRVAMRPALSPALRIPTVMAELQPRVRGLLESRLGRAHADTLIGVSNAVVHALTRGEAPLALDALQRVLQLAEIRGRQVVWQRREPELVADGDGLPARSHPPTPRPAPLPSGPVENCVDRTSLASLSGAGGLLAWTRDLEQSAKALLATVPKAAAMGREAFAARLGDVLARDGVVPMDGTALRLLDRVSAVLIDSRVLCAGRPRLLSVTTVGDLGEAEAWSAAQSVLDRRTLRELSGEGPWTRGPWRLERPSGLPAAPPTSPLALTADLHGEDGRRQARIRIGCELDPLADALVAAARCGARRLVLTSHASTDEIAPWADELLPLGVSLPDSVRRLQIEGHGVLVISGEDDEALGAADLGVAVTARGAGRVCWSADLLCGPGLLHAWRVLRALEDARSVSRRSARLSMGGSALGALIAAAGTRPAVAGPATSPVYSAAFLAMLGGIGAARRVERRPAPAPRIRGNWHALGARETLSVLCAFRENGTELPDGSGVSRGAGTGDPGASRTSGALWAAGVRPVRRAAGMVVRAGAADAAGSASARFAALTRYTVSLVHTVREELHDPLTPVLALGAAASAAVGSGVDSFLVVSVMAGNAMISGAQRLRAERSLRGLLLSERMNGRLVDWAPAMSLADGVTVDREVFFAGLTTAPVRTVAAEELRVGDIIALRPSDVVPADARLLVSDRLELDEAGLTGESGPVAKDPAATPGADLADRSCMLYQGCTVLAGTGYAVVVAAGAQTEAGRAAELAGRATAPIGIEGRLAALTKVALPATGLGGAAVTLLGLLHGVPVREALSTGVAIAVAAVPEGLPLVATVAQSAAARRLSHRGVLTRSARVLEALGRVDVVCFDKTGTLTEGRLAVARVAGYDQELPTRGALGKRLLRTAARACPEPEGGRALAHATDQAVIDAAAAHCDGDGAWRPVSELPFEASRGFSACLGTQSGRPHLAVKGAPEIVLARCAYALSPGAADDTVPLTPERRRATERLLYSLASDGLRVLAVAETRPAASDTPTAEVAEIARELTLLGFIAIADTTRPGAAETVKRLTDAGVRVAMVTGDHPTTAVAIARELGIPDAEPVLTGAELDTLPEGERVERISRATVFARVSPEHKVRIVQALRQAGQVVAMTGDGVNDAAAIRLADIGIGLSAHGSASARAAADLVLTDPDPTRILDALREGRALWRSVRDAVAILVGGNAGEVAFTLLGAAVAGRAPLGTRQLLLVNLLTDMLPALAVALARAREHKSGEDPLVGGPSSVLFGSDLGRILAVRGSATALGAAAAWQCGRMTGRARRASTMGLAALVGTQLGQTYLTDWHSPLVLITSVASAATLFAIVETPVVSHFFGCTPLGPMAWSIVGGCSAAATVGAALAPRLLFPRRVPLAV, encoded by the coding sequence TTGCTGCCCATCACTGCGCTCACGGGCCTCGTCTCCGCACCGTCCCGCGGACTGAACGGTCTGCGGCTGCGGTTCGCGGACATCACCGATGTCCTGCGGGACACCGGCGACGGGCGCGGCGGCCGGAGGGTGTGGGCGCGGGCGGGCCGGGCTCATGTGGAGGTACGCGGGCTGACCGGCCACGGCGAGGGTCATGAGCGGCTGGTCCAGGAGCTGGAGGACGCGCTGCGGCAGGTGGCGGGCGTCAACTGGGCCGGGGTGAACGCGGCACTGGGCCAGGTCCTGGTCGACTTCGACGAGGACCGGCTCGGTCCCGACGAGGTGCTGAAGCTGGTCGAGCGCGTCGAGGAGGCCCATGGGACGGACGGGGACGCCTTCCCGACGAGCCGTCCGCAACCGCCGTTCGCCTCCGCTCCGGCGACGCTGGCCGCGACCGCGCTCGCCGCCGACTGTCTGGGTCTGATGACGGCCACGATCCGGCGGGTCGCGATGCGCCCCGCCCTCTCCCCCGCGCTGCGGATCCCGACGGTGATGGCGGAGCTCCAGCCGCGGGTGCGCGGTCTGCTGGAGTCCCGGCTGGGCCGTGCCCACGCCGACACCCTGATCGGCGTGTCGAACGCCGTGGTGCACGCCCTGACCAGGGGTGAGGCCCCGCTCGCCCTGGACGCGCTGCAACGTGTGCTGCAACTTGCCGAGATCCGCGGCCGGCAGGTCGTATGGCAGCGCCGGGAACCGGAGTTGGTGGCGGACGGCGATGGGCTCCCGGCGCGCTCGCATCCGCCCACCCCCCGGCCCGCGCCGCTGCCCTCCGGGCCGGTGGAAAACTGTGTCGACCGCACCTCACTGGCCTCGCTGTCCGGGGCGGGCGGGCTGCTGGCGTGGACCCGGGACCTCGAGCAGTCCGCCAAGGCGCTGCTGGCCACGGTGCCGAAGGCGGCCGCCATGGGCCGGGAGGCGTTCGCCGCCCGGCTGGGCGATGTGCTGGCGCGCGACGGCGTGGTGCCCATGGACGGCACCGCGCTGCGGCTGCTGGACCGCGTGTCGGCGGTGCTGATCGACTCGCGGGTGCTGTGCGCCGGCCGGCCGCGGCTGCTGTCGGTCACCACCGTGGGCGATCTGGGGGAGGCCGAGGCGTGGAGCGCGGCGCAGTCCGTCCTGGACCGCCGCACACTGCGGGAGCTGTCCGGTGAGGGGCCCTGGACGCGCGGCCCGTGGCGGCTGGAGCGGCCCTCCGGGCTCCCCGCGGCGCCCCCGACGAGCCCGCTGGCCCTGACCGCGGATCTGCACGGCGAGGACGGCCGGCGACAGGCCCGGATCCGGATCGGCTGTGAACTCGACCCGCTGGCCGACGCCCTGGTGGCGGCGGCCCGCTGCGGTGCGCGGCGTCTGGTGCTCACCAGCCACGCCAGCACGGACGAGATCGCTCCGTGGGCCGATGAGCTGCTCCCCCTCGGCGTGTCGCTCCCCGACTCGGTGCGCCGGCTACAGATCGAGGGCCACGGCGTGTTGGTGATCAGCGGCGAGGACGACGAGGCGCTGGGCGCGGCGGATCTCGGCGTCGCCGTCACGGCGCGCGGCGCGGGCCGGGTGTGCTGGTCGGCCGATCTGCTCTGCGGCCCGGGGCTGCTCCACGCGTGGCGTGTCCTACGGGCGCTCGAGGACGCGCGCTCGGTCAGCCGGCGGTCGGCCCGGCTGTCGATGGGCGGATCCGCGCTCGGCGCGCTGATCGCCGCGGCGGGGACCCGGCCCGCGGTGGCCGGGCCGGCCACCTCCCCGGTGTACAGCGCGGCGTTCCTGGCCATGCTCGGCGGGATCGGCGCGGCGCGCCGGGTGGAGCGCCGCCCGGCACCGGCGCCCCGTATCCGCGGCAACTGGCATGCCCTGGGGGCCCGGGAGACCCTGAGCGTGCTGTGCGCGTTCCGGGAGAACGGAACGGAGCTGCCCGACGGCTCGGGCGTGTCGCGCGGCGCGGGGACCGGGGACCCGGGCGCGTCGCGGACGTCCGGGGCGCTGTGGGCCGCCGGGGTGCGCCCCGTGCGCAGGGCCGCCGGGATGGTCGTACGGGCCGGGGCGGCCGATGCCGCGGGATCCGCCTCGGCCCGGTTCGCGGCCCTGACCCGGTACACCGTCTCGCTGGTGCACACGGTGCGCGAGGAGCTGCACGATCCGCTCACCCCGGTACTGGCGCTGGGCGCTGCGGCCTCCGCGGCGGTGGGATCCGGAGTGGACTCCTTCCTCGTCGTCAGCGTCATGGCGGGCAACGCGATGATCAGCGGCGCACAGCGGCTCCGGGCCGAGCGCTCGCTGCGCGGCCTGCTGCTGAGCGAGCGGATGAACGGCCGGCTGGTCGACTGGGCGCCCGCGATGTCCCTGGCGGACGGGGTGACGGTGGACCGTGAGGTGTTCTTCGCGGGGCTGACCACCGCCCCGGTGCGCACGGTGGCCGCCGAGGAGCTCCGGGTCGGGGACATCATCGCGCTGCGGCCCTCGGATGTCGTACCGGCCGACGCCCGGCTGCTGGTGAGCGACCGGCTGGAGCTGGACGAGGCCGGGCTGACCGGCGAGTCCGGGCCGGTCGCCAAGGACCCGGCCGCCACGCCGGGCGCCGACCTGGCGGACCGGTCCTGCATGCTCTACCAGGGCTGCACGGTGCTCGCCGGAACCGGATACGCCGTCGTCGTGGCCGCCGGGGCGCAGACCGAGGCCGGGCGCGCCGCCGAACTGGCCGGGCGCGCCACCGCGCCCATCGGGATCGAGGGCCGGCTGGCCGCGCTCACCAAGGTCGCGCTGCCCGCCACCGGCCTCGGGGGCGCCGCCGTCACCCTGCTGGGGCTGTTGCACGGGGTGCCGGTGCGCGAGGCGCTGTCCACCGGCGTGGCCATCGCGGTGGCCGCCGTGCCCGAGGGGCTGCCGCTGGTGGCCACGGTGGCGCAGTCCGCCGCGGCGCGCCGGCTCTCGCACCGCGGGGTGCTGACGCGCTCGGCGCGGGTGCTGGAGGCCCTGGGCCGGGTGGACGTCGTCTGCTTCGACAAGACCGGCACCCTGACCGAGGGCCGGCTGGCCGTGGCCCGGGTCGCCGGTTACGACCAGGAGCTGCCGACCCGCGGCGCGCTGGGCAAGCGGCTGCTGCGCACGGCGGCCCGGGCGTGTCCCGAGCCGGAGGGCGGGCGGGCGCTGGCCCACGCCACCGACCAGGCCGTCATCGACGCGGCGGCGGCGCACTGCGACGGGGACGGCGCCTGGCGTCCGGTGTCCGAGCTGCCCTTCGAGGCCAGCCGGGGATTCTCGGCGTGTCTGGGCACGCAGTCCGGGCGCCCGCACCTGGCCGTCAAGGGCGCGCCCGAGATCGTGCTCGCCCGGTGCGCGTACGCCCTGAGCCCGGGGGCGGCGGACGACACCGTGCCGCTGACCCCGGAGCGGCGGCGCGCCACCGAGCGCCTGCTGTACTCGCTGGCCTCGGACGGGCTGCGGGTGCTGGCGGTGGCCGAGACCCGGCCCGCCGCGTCCGACACGCCGACGGCGGAGGTGGCCGAGATCGCCCGGGAGCTGACCCTGCTGGGCTTCATCGCCATCGCCGACACCACGCGGCCGGGTGCCGCCGAGACCGTCAAGCGGCTCACGGACGCCGGGGTACGCGTCGCCATGGTCACCGGCGACCATCCGACCACGGCGGTCGCCATCGCCCGGGAGCTGGGCATCCCGGACGCCGAGCCGGTGCTCACCGGGGCGGAGCTGGACACCCTGCCCGAGGGCGAACGGGTCGAGCGGATCTCCCGTGCCACCGTCTTCGCCCGGGTCTCTCCCGAGCACAAGGTCCGTATCGTCCAGGCGCTGCGGCAGGCCGGACAGGTGGTGGCCATGACCGGGGACGGGGTGAACGACGCGGCCGCCATCCGCCTCGCGGACATCGGCATCGGGCTGTCCGCCCACGGCTCGGCCTCGGCCCGCGCCGCGGCGGACCTGGTGCTCACCGACCCGGACCCGACCCGGATCCTGGACGCCCTGCGGGAGGGCAGGGCGCTGTGGCGCAGTGTGCGCGACGCGGTGGCGATCCTGGTCGGCGGGAACGCGGGCGAGGTCGCCTTCACCCTTCTGGGCGCGGCGGTGGCCGGGCGGGCGCCGCTGGGCACCCGTCAGCTGCTGCTGGTGAATCTGCTGACCGACATGCTGCCCGCCCTCGCGGTGGCCCTGGCCCGGGCCCGGGAGCACAAGTCCGGTGAGGACCCGCTGGTCGGCGGCCCGTCCTCCGTGCTGTTCGGCTCCGATCTGGGCCGGATCCTCGCGGTGCGCGGCAGTGCCACCGCGCTGGGCGCCGCGGCGGCCTGGCAGTGCGGGCGGATGACGGGCCGGGCCCGGCGGGCGAGCACCATGGGGCTCGCGGCGCTGGTCGGCACCCAGCTGGGCCAGACGTATCTGACCGACTGGCACAGCCCCCTGGTGCTGATCACCAGCGTCGCCTCGGCGGCCACGCTGTTCGCCATCGTGGAGACGCCGGTGGTCAGCCACTTCTTCGGCTGTACGCCGCTGGGCCCGATGGCCTGGTCGATCGTCGGTGGCTGCTCGGCCGCCGCCACCGTGGGGGCGGCCCTGGCGCCGCGGCTGCTCTTCCCCCGGCGGGTGCCGCTCGCGGTCTGA
- a CDS encoding cation diffusion facilitator family transporter yields the protein MGAHAHGPDEGHGGHTHGVAENADRRWLTLALALISGFMAVEVIVGIVASSVALLSDAAHMLTDAASIVLALIAIRLSARPARGGYTYGLKRSEILSAQANGLSLLLLGAYLGYESVGRLIDPPEVTGGLVLATALAGVVVNLAAAWCMSKANRSSLNVEGAFQHVLNDLYAFIATAIAGLVVVVTGFARADAIAGLLVVLLMIKAGVELLRASGRVLLEAAPAGVEPDEVGGRLVAHEQVAEVHDLHVWQITSGEVSLSAHVLVAAGGDCHAVREDLEAVLSGEYGITHTTLQVDHLDEPAERGRPEGEHCPTAHGPVHRAASYGH from the coding sequence GTGGGAGCTCATGCGCACGGACCCGACGAGGGGCACGGCGGCCACACCCACGGGGTGGCGGAGAACGCCGACCGCCGGTGGCTGACCCTCGCCCTCGCGCTGATCAGCGGCTTCATGGCGGTGGAGGTCATCGTCGGGATCGTGGCCAGCTCCGTGGCGCTGCTGTCCGACGCGGCCCATATGCTCACCGACGCCGCCTCGATCGTGCTCGCCCTCATCGCGATCCGGCTCTCGGCGCGCCCCGCACGTGGCGGATACACCTATGGGCTCAAGCGGTCGGAAATCCTTTCCGCCCAGGCCAATGGGCTTTCCCTGCTGCTGCTCGGCGCCTATCTCGGCTATGAGAGCGTGGGGCGGCTGATCGATCCGCCCGAGGTGACCGGCGGTCTGGTGCTGGCCACGGCGCTGGCCGGTGTGGTGGTGAATCTCGCGGCCGCGTGGTGCATGTCGAAGGCGAACCGCTCCTCGCTCAATGTCGAGGGTGCCTTCCAGCATGTGCTCAACGATCTCTACGCCTTCATCGCCACCGCCATCGCGGGCCTGGTGGTGGTGGTGACGGGCTTCGCCCGGGCCGACGCGATCGCCGGTCTGCTGGTGGTCCTCCTCATGATCAAGGCGGGCGTGGAACTGCTGCGGGCCTCCGGCCGGGTGCTGCTGGAGGCCGCGCCCGCCGGTGTCGAGCCCGATGAGGTGGGCGGCCGGCTGGTCGCCCATGAGCAGGTGGCCGAGGTGCACGATCTGCATGTCTGGCAGATCACCTCGGGCGAGGTCTCCCTCTCCGCCCATGTCCTGGTGGCGGCGGGCGGCGACTGCCACGCCGTACGGGAGGATCTGGAGGCGGTGTTGAGCGGCGAGTACGGGATCACCCACACCACGCTGCAAGTGGATCATCTGGACGAGCCCGCCGAGCGGGGACGTCCAGAGGGGGAGCACTGCCCGACCGCCCACGGTCCGGTGCACCGGGCCGCGTCGTACGGCCACTGA